In Limisalsivibrio acetivorans, one genomic interval encodes:
- a CDS encoding PAS domain S-box protein: MIHEAISFIEREYESILRDSLSVLEKAGFLEFTTARREDGVKALDLILKAVKDMIRLENSGDFIDMYSRKDILMPLVDVARRHYTRGITFEMYFTCFKIILHSLENALLRSDMSDAEKLEHIVNMRRVVDASEAAFTVEWANISSDEFNTMLMEKNRNLSMTKSRYKNILESTEDIIILLDEDGLITDVNRKAEEFFGNVSKGNTLQQLLGFDDTDFEGLKARYSGNVSELPFCDTHYLSLRLIPMGNIAYGLRNYMVIIHDITCMVDHRVALENAVNTRTRELDKSKQFFKSIFSCAGEGMLIFDDQMTLLHSNRRACVLFGVADRENCLEKLKAVFSIGSQEILKETARKLDRGESWSGEMDMNGIKGTFPALATVNHFDVEGESYYSFILRDISGSKEMEKQLKEEKQLTEEKNITLKNIIKTISEDEQAYKGAVSRKLNGEVLPLLDRLHAEKDERSRSMTHSILKSTLRSMVNTSPAKQNAAMGKLSKTEKNVCLLIQADYSTKRIAEEMCVSVETVQTHRKNIRKKLGIKDRTVNLYSYLKTLDFNGG, encoded by the coding sequence ATGATTCACGAAGCGATATCATTTATTGAAAGAGAGTATGAGTCTATCCTCAGGGACTCCCTGAGCGTCCTTGAAAAAGCGGGCTTTCTTGAATTCACCACAGCCCGCAGGGAAGATGGTGTTAAAGCTCTCGATCTCATTCTTAAAGCTGTTAAGGATATGATACGTCTCGAAAACAGCGGCGATTTCATAGACATGTACAGCCGAAAGGATATCCTCATGCCCCTTGTTGACGTGGCTAGACGCCACTACACACGTGGTATCACCTTCGAAATGTACTTCACCTGCTTCAAAATAATCCTCCACAGCCTGGAAAACGCCCTGCTCCGCTCGGATATGAGCGATGCGGAGAAGCTGGAGCATATCGTCAATATGCGCAGGGTTGTGGACGCATCGGAAGCCGCTTTTACTGTAGAATGGGCAAACATAAGCTCGGACGAGTTCAACACCATGCTCATGGAAAAAAACCGCAACCTCTCCATGACAAAGTCACGCTACAAAAACATCCTCGAAAGCACCGAGGATATCATAATACTCCTCGATGAAGACGGACTGATCACCGATGTGAACAGAAAAGCGGAGGAGTTCTTCGGAAACGTTTCAAAGGGGAATACACTCCAGCAGCTCCTAGGTTTTGATGATACAGACTTCGAAGGGCTAAAGGCAAGATACTCCGGCAACGTATCCGAGCTCCCCTTCTGCGACACGCATTACCTCTCCCTCCGCCTTATACCCATGGGCAATATCGCCTACGGGCTGCGCAACTACATGGTAATAATACACGACATAACATGCATGGTAGACCACAGGGTAGCGCTCGAAAACGCCGTAAACACACGTACAAGGGAGCTTGATAAATCCAAGCAGTTCTTCAAGTCAATATTCTCCTGCGCCGGCGAAGGGATGCTTATCTTCGACGATCAAATGACCCTCCTACACAGCAACCGCAGAGCATGTGTCCTCTTCGGCGTTGCAGACAGGGAAAACTGCCTCGAGAAACTGAAGGCCGTATTCTCCATAGGCTCCCAGGAGATTCTCAAGGAAACAGCAAGAAAGCTTGATAGAGGTGAATCGTGGTCTGGTGAAATGGATATGAACGGCATCAAGGGAACCTTTCCTGCACTAGCAACGGTAAACCACTTTGATGTTGAAGGGGAAAGCTACTACTCATTCATACTCAGAGACATCTCCGGCTCCAAGGAGATGGAGAAGCAACTGAAAGAGGAGAAGCAGCTCACCGAAGAGAAGAATATAACGCTCAAGAATATTATAAAGACCATATCCGAGGACGAGCAGGCGTATAAAGGTGCTGTCAGCAGAAAGTTGAACGGAGAGGTTCTCCCCCTTCTCGACCGTCTCCACGCCGAAAAGGATGAACGCTCCAGAAGCATGACCCACTCCATCCTCAAAAGCACGCTCAGGTCTATGGTAAACACCTCACCGGCAAAACAAAACGCCGCAATGGGTAAGCTTTCGAAAACCGAGAAGAACGTCTGCCTTCTGATACAGGCGGACTACTCAACCAAAAGGATAGCAGAAGAGATGTGTGTCTCCGTGGAAACGGTTCAGACCCACAGGAAGAATATAAGAAAGAAGCTGGGTATAAAGGATAGAACCGTAAACCTTTATTCCTATTTAAAAACATTAGATTTCAACGGTGGTTAG
- a CDS encoding MarC family protein, whose amino-acid sequence MAILTHLTLFITILNPIALFLYLAPLREDLDEKVFLAVLLKATIISLMINLFFTFSGVYFFDNVLKIYFDSFRIFGGIVMISFALMSIIQGKKGFITIKGSLDDLASEIALPFLTGPGIISVCVIIGATATKINALLVNVLGLAFAYAVIVGLLYIRYHINSRRIKTAFDKLLTIFMRINGFILGAFGVDMIIKGLHNVIIIASGN is encoded by the coding sequence ATAGCCATACTAACGCATCTAACCCTGTTCATAACGATACTTAACCCTATAGCATTATTCCTTTATCTTGCACCGCTCAGAGAGGACCTTGATGAAAAGGTCTTCCTGGCGGTTCTTCTAAAAGCCACCATCATCTCTTTGATGATAAACCTCTTTTTCACTTTTTCAGGGGTCTATTTCTTCGATAACGTGCTTAAGATCTACTTCGACTCCTTCCGGATTTTCGGCGGTATCGTTATGATATCCTTCGCTCTTATGTCGATTATCCAGGGTAAGAAAGGCTTCATCACCATAAAAGGGAGCCTCGACGACCTTGCAAGCGAGATCGCCCTCCCCTTCCTCACAGGCCCCGGAATCATCTCCGTATGCGTCATCATCGGCGCTACTGCAACCAAGATAAACGCCTTGCTCGTTAACGTCCTAGGGCTGGCATTTGCCTATGCTGTTATAGTAGGCCTTCTCTACATCCGCTACCATATCAACTCCCGCAGAATCAAGACAGCATTCGATAAGCTCTTGACAATATTCATGAGGATCAACGGCTTCATCCTCGGAGCCTTCGGCGTGGATATGATAATCAAAGGTCTGCACAACGTAATAATAATTGCATCGGGAAACTGA
- the ablB gene encoding putative beta-lysine N-acetyltransferase, with the protein MRDTREEKMDKIVKLGSSTVHHGKFNDRVYLMSMADEDAENITEMLGQLCDDNDYSKIVAKVPSRYTALFIQEGYEKEASLPLGDNGGYVFMSKFVDPERRTRTGELDEMNIIETAKQKVPDVPLAASLPAGYHWSELTKEDAAEAAEVYSKVFESYPFPINTAEYILETMEDHVRYFGVWGGGGIAALSSAEMDKKNKTVEMTDFATLPDFRGAGLALFLLDRMEEKMVESGYGQMFTIARSKSPGMNITFAKKGYSYGGTLVNNTNISGGLESMNIWYKNAGE; encoded by the coding sequence ATGAGAGATACGAGAGAAGAGAAAATGGACAAGATAGTTAAACTCGGCTCAAGTACCGTTCACCACGGTAAGTTTAACGACCGGGTCTATCTTATGAGCATGGCGGACGAGGATGCGGAGAACATAACCGAGATGCTCGGCCAGCTCTGCGATGATAACGACTACTCCAAAATTGTAGCCAAGGTTCCCTCCAGATACACAGCCCTCTTTATACAGGAGGGCTACGAAAAGGAGGCAAGCCTCCCCCTCGGGGACAACGGAGGCTACGTTTTCATGTCCAAGTTCGTTGACCCGGAACGCAGAACAAGAACCGGTGAACTAGACGAGATGAACATAATAGAAACCGCAAAGCAGAAGGTTCCGGACGTTCCCCTTGCGGCATCACTCCCCGCAGGCTATCACTGGAGCGAACTAACAAAAGAGGACGCAGCGGAAGCCGCAGAGGTTTACAGCAAGGTGTTTGAAAGCTACCCCTTCCCCATAAACACTGCTGAATACATCCTCGAAACCATGGAAGATCATGTCCGCTATTTTGGAGTATGGGGGGGCGGAGGCATCGCAGCCCTGTCCTCTGCGGAGATGGACAAAAAGAACAAAACCGTTGAAATGACCGATTTTGCAACACTTCCAGACTTCAGAGGAGCAGGACTTGCACTCTTTCTGCTTGACCGTATGGAGGAAAAAATGGTTGAATCCGGCTACGGCCAGATGTTCACCATCGCCCGGTCAAAATCACCCGGGATGAATATAACCTTCGCCAAGAAGGGTTACTCCTACGGCGGAACGCTTGTGAACAACACAAACATCTCCGGCGGGCTGGAGAGCATGAACATCTGGTATAAAAATGCCGGAGAATAG
- the ablA gene encoding lysine 2,3-aminomutase gives MTSLSTVQQEIANKISPKTVIKDWKDWKWQMRHSIKDIETFERMTGIDFPADEREMLKETLDKFPLAVTPYYLSLINTDDYKNDPVYKQCFPSPLELDTCKSEMADPLSEDADSPAPGITHRYPDRVLLHVSNMCAMYCRHCTRKRKVGDQDFIPNKEVIEEGLEYIRKTPVVRDVLLSGGDPFMLHDGALEWILDELSKIEHVEVIRIGTRMPVVLPYRVTEKLVSILSKYDNLWINTHFNHPRELTDSSREALKMLVKAGIPLGNQTVLLAGVNDCPFVMKRLVQKLVKNRVRPYYLYQCDLSEGLGHFRTPVGKGIEIMESLRGHTSGFAVPTYVIDAPGGGGKIPVAPNYVISWSTNKIILRNYEGVICTYKEPESYEQIFCDRECESCNLELNIEGTEEMNSIGIEKLMADYEEEITLIPADNERYERRENGQDS, from the coding sequence ATGACTTCGCTATCAACTGTGCAGCAGGAGATTGCAAACAAGATAAGCCCTAAGACTGTGATTAAAGACTGGAAAGACTGGAAATGGCAGATGCGCCACTCCATCAAGGATATCGAAACCTTTGAGAGAATGACAGGTATCGATTTCCCCGCAGATGAGCGTGAAATGCTTAAGGAGACCCTCGACAAGTTTCCGCTTGCCGTAACGCCCTACTATCTTTCCCTCATAAATACCGACGACTACAAGAACGATCCCGTATACAAGCAGTGCTTCCCCTCGCCCCTTGAGCTGGACACCTGCAAATCCGAGATGGCGGACCCTCTTAGTGAGGATGCGGATTCACCCGCTCCTGGAATCACCCATCGATACCCAGACAGGGTCCTTCTCCACGTTTCAAACATGTGCGCAATGTACTGCAGGCACTGTACGAGAAAGAGAAAGGTGGGCGATCAGGACTTCATTCCCAACAAGGAAGTTATCGAGGAAGGCCTTGAATACATCAGGAAAACGCCCGTTGTGAGGGATGTTCTCCTCTCCGGCGGCGATCCCTTTATGCTCCATGATGGTGCACTCGAGTGGATCCTCGATGAGCTCTCCAAGATAGAGCACGTTGAGGTTATCCGTATCGGAACGAGGATGCCCGTGGTTCTCCCCTATAGGGTTACAGAGAAGCTCGTTAGCATACTCAGCAAATACGACAACCTGTGGATCAATACCCATTTCAACCACCCTAGGGAGCTCACCGATTCCTCAAGGGAAGCACTTAAGATGCTCGTTAAGGCAGGTATCCCCCTCGGAAACCAGACGGTGCTCCTTGCCGGAGTAAACGACTGCCCCTTCGTTATGAAGAGGCTTGTCCAGAAGCTCGTCAAGAACAGGGTAAGGCCCTACTACCTCTATCAGTGCGACCTTTCCGAAGGTCTTGGCCATTTCCGTACACCCGTGGGCAAGGGTATCGAGATCATGGAATCCCTAAGAGGACACACAAGCGGCTTCGCCGTTCCCACATACGTAATTGATGCCCCCGGCGGCGGCGGAAAGATTCCTGTTGCGCCCAACTACGTAATCTCATGGTCCACCAATAAGATAATCCTGCGTAACTACGAAGGTGTTATCTGCACATACAAAGAGCCCGAATCCTATGAGCAGATTTTCTGCGACAGGGAATGCGAATCGTGCAACCTTGAGCTTAACATCGAAGGAACCGAGGAGATGAACTCCATCGGTATCGAGAAGCTCATGGCGGACTACGAAGAGGAGATAACCCTCATCCCCGCAGATAATGAGAGATACGAGAGAAGAGAAAATGGACAAGATAGTTAA
- a CDS encoding aminotransferase class IV codes for MKIYNNGRITDDIIETSVKSPHFRSGNGFFETICYNGNEICHLKKHIDRLSTSLADFGMDKPDFDAEKGIMDVIIANNLKDKVCRVNIFAVESPYGTDMIITAEEYAGSPDVFKLNIHDKFQISTMNRYKSTSWMHHQNARKRALDGGYDDALLVDEHNRVFETATASIVFKKEGRFITTTSENRLAGISLELLKELRPVEEKEITLRDFMGMQNCYVLNSMIGIKPVESISVFNFEVDSESVEYIADIILQR; via the coding sequence ATGAAGATTTATAATAACGGCAGAATTACCGACGACATAATAGAGACATCCGTAAAGTCACCACACTTCCGCAGCGGAAATGGTTTTTTTGAAACAATATGCTACAACGGCAACGAAATCTGCCACCTTAAAAAGCATATAGACAGGCTCTCCACATCCCTCGCAGACTTCGGGATGGACAAGCCGGATTTCGATGCAGAAAAGGGGATCATGGATGTTATCATCGCTAACAACCTTAAGGATAAGGTATGCAGAGTTAACATTTTCGCCGTTGAATCCCCTTACGGAACCGACATGATCATCACAGCGGAGGAATACGCAGGCTCCCCGGATGTTTTCAAGCTCAACATCCACGACAAATTCCAGATTTCCACCATGAACCGCTACAAATCCACAAGCTGGATGCACCACCAGAACGCCCGCAAGCGTGCTCTGGACGGTGGATACGACGATGCACTCCTAGTGGATGAGCACAACAGAGTCTTCGAAACAGCCACAGCCTCTATTGTGTTCAAGAAGGAAGGCAGATTCATAACAACAACATCCGAAAACCGCCTCGCCGGAATATCCCTCGAACTCCTCAAGGAGCTTCGACCCGTTGAGGAGAAAGAGATAACACTGCGTGACTTCATGGGTATGCAGAACTGCTATGTGCTCAACTCAATGATAGGCATAAAACCTGTGGAAAGCATATCCGTATTCAATTTTGAGGTAGACTCAGAGTCCGTTGAATACATTGCGGATATAATCCTCCAGAGATAG
- a CDS encoding chorismate-binding protein: MNTFSEEYLKVLRSAEKNGADLFLSAEPYNEGWGNWILDDIEDELTITEKISVDEIKDFAFQGFTAGWLSYDYGMILRGINRTKKPELPLGVLRRYRNRLMVSGAKFTGSKLPRLVCSRIDAGTSETEYISITNNIIDHISNGDIYQLNHAVRFNAHPELTASFIDLFMSKPSPYGARFNMGNHDLFSLSPELFLEVEDGRVVSKPIKGTLKASLPGFSESHELTDSVKESAELSMIVDMVRNDISEHCQNGSVKVKDHKSVFRINDLLQMYSTVTGVLDDNSDVVDLLLTAFPGASITGCPKKRAMELIDLYEPFSRGIYCGSFFLIPDRKNLISSIAIRTGCWNKSSDIFSYYAGSGIVMDSNAENEYAETMAKGNTFREFFHEDL; this comes from the coding sequence TTGAATACGTTCTCAGAAGAATACCTCAAGGTGCTCCGCTCAGCTGAGAAGAACGGCGCAGACCTTTTTCTTTCTGCCGAACCTTACAACGAAGGGTGGGGAAACTGGATTCTGGATGACATAGAGGATGAGCTCACGATTACCGAGAAGATTAGTGTCGATGAGATCAAGGATTTTGCTTTTCAAGGTTTCACAGCCGGATGGCTCTCCTACGACTATGGGATGATTCTAAGGGGAATCAACCGTACAAAGAAACCGGAACTCCCCCTAGGCGTCCTTCGAAGATACAGGAATCGCCTGATGGTCAGTGGAGCCAAGTTCACCGGCTCAAAACTTCCAAGACTGGTTTGCAGCAGGATAGATGCAGGCACATCCGAAACTGAATATATATCGATAACAAACAACATAATTGATCATATAAGCAATGGTGATATCTATCAGCTTAACCACGCTGTCCGATTCAATGCCCACCCCGAACTAACTGCATCGTTCATTGACCTTTTTATGAGTAAGCCCTCACCCTACGGGGCACGCTTCAACATGGGTAATCACGATCTATTCAGCCTCTCTCCGGAGCTTTTTCTGGAGGTCGAAGACGGAAGGGTTGTATCAAAACCGATAAAAGGTACCCTGAAAGCATCTCTGCCTGGGTTTTCTGAGTCACACGAACTCACTGACAGTGTAAAGGAGTCCGCAGAGCTCTCCATGATCGTGGATATGGTGCGCAATGATATCTCGGAGCATTGCCAAAACGGCTCCGTGAAAGTTAAGGACCATAAATCTGTATTTCGCATCAACGACCTTCTTCAGATGTACTCGACCGTCACCGGGGTGCTGGACGATAACAGCGATGTTGTTGACCTCCTGCTCACAGCTTTCCCTGGTGCTTCTATAACCGGATGCCCTAAAAAGAGAGCGATGGAACTGATTGACCTTTACGAACCTTTCAGCCGTGGTATATACTGCGGTTCGTTCTTCTTGATTCCGGACAGAAAAAACCTTATTTCTTCAATTGCAATAAGAACAGGTTGCTGGAACAAATCCTCCGACATATTCAGCTACTATGCCGGAAGCGGAATCGTTATGGATTCGAATGCAGAGAACGAATACGCCGAAACAATGGCAAAGGGCAACACTTTCAGGGAGTTTTTTCATGAAGATTTATAA
- a CDS encoding aminodeoxychorismate/anthranilate synthase component II: MDVLIIDNNDSFTRNLEQLIIAVSGGTTEVAEYSRIPVLDIFSYDHIFISPGPGHPKEYPVYRFIKEINTPVTGICLGMQVINEIFGGKTGRLGRGIHGKTLPFEYNGETRQTARYHSLYCSEVSDCFNITYDCSSVPMIISHKQKQITGIQFHPESFMTEKGEEYIEYVLRRIPQGAPLS, translated from the coding sequence ATGGATGTTTTGATCATAGACAATAACGACAGCTTCACCCGTAATCTGGAACAGCTGATAATCGCAGTATCAGGTGGGACTACAGAGGTGGCTGAGTATTCACGCATACCTGTATTAGACATATTTTCATATGATCATATCTTTATTTCGCCAGGGCCAGGACACCCAAAAGAGTATCCCGTTTATCGGTTCATAAAGGAAATAAACACACCAGTGACAGGGATATGCCTCGGCATGCAGGTAATCAACGAGATTTTCGGAGGTAAAACCGGAAGGCTTGGGCGGGGCATACACGGGAAGACATTACCCTTCGAATATAACGGCGAAACGCGTCAAACAGCAAGGTACCATTCATTATACTGCTCCGAGGTCAGCGACTGCTTCAATATTACATATGACTGCTCATCTGTTCCAATGATCATATCTCATAAGCAAAAACAGATAACCGGCATCCAGTTTCATCCAGAATCATTCATGACAGAAAAAGGGGAGGAATATATTGAATACGTTCTCAGAAGAATACCTCAAGGTGCTCCGCTCAGCTGA
- a CDS encoding ATP-dependent zinc protease family protein yields the protein MELPVIGRTDKIDLPELGFINLPVKVDTGADSCSLHCEMIEYFVEEDTEYVRFLPLDDSFPQFKDKPIVMECHTEKSIRSSNGELQNRYFIQTTVKIFGKLYETEFSLTNRSKMRYPALLGRNLLNGNFLVDVSVKNLSYKLKTGKKRKL from the coding sequence TTGGAACTTCCTGTTATCGGTCGTACCGACAAGATAGACCTTCCCGAGCTCGGTTTTATAAATCTGCCCGTTAAGGTGGACACTGGGGCGGATTCATGTTCGCTCCACTGCGAAATGATAGAGTACTTTGTGGAGGAGGATACGGAGTATGTCCGTTTCTTGCCTTTGGATGACTCATTCCCTCAGTTCAAAGATAAGCCCATAGTTATGGAGTGCCATACGGAGAAGTCGATCCGCAGTTCGAACGGAGAGCTTCAGAACAGATATTTTATCCAGACAACGGTGAAGATCTTCGGAAAACTTTACGAAACTGAGTTTTCCCTTACAAACCGTTCCAAGATGCGCTACCCTGCACTTCTAGGAAGAAACCTGCTCAACGGCAACTTCCTTGTAGATGTTTCAGTAAAAAACCTCTCATATAAACTCAAGACCGGAAAGAAGAGGAAGCTATGA
- the rimK gene encoding 30S ribosomal protein S6--L-glutamate ligase — protein sequence MKILTLSRNAELYSTRRISEEAEARGHEIHVADYVKSYMMIEPGNPSIYNDGEELIGYDAVIPRIGASKTFYGASVVRQFEMRGIFCANQSMAIVRSRDKLRTLQILSRRKVNIPKTAFASTPNDIDDVIDRVGGAPVVIKILEGTQGIGVVLAETKKAAKSVLEAFLGLRVNILVQEFIKEAKGADIRVFVVDGRAVAAMKRQGVEGDFRSNVHRGGSVEKTRLSREERATAIAAAKAMGLAVAGIDLLRSERGPLVLEVNSSPGLEGIEKASGVNVASKIIEFLENKYNREQKDRIGV from the coding sequence ATGAAGATTTTGACACTTTCAAGGAATGCCGAGCTTTATTCCACCAGAAGAATCTCTGAAGAGGCCGAAGCAAGAGGACACGAGATCCATGTTGCTGATTACGTTAAGTCTTACATGATGATAGAGCCCGGCAACCCCTCAATATATAACGACGGCGAGGAGCTGATAGGCTACGATGCTGTAATACCACGTATCGGCGCATCCAAAACATTCTACGGTGCGTCCGTTGTCCGTCAGTTTGAGATGAGGGGCATTTTCTGTGCTAACCAGTCCATGGCCATCGTTCGCTCACGTGATAAACTGCGCACACTGCAGATCCTCTCCCGCAGGAAGGTAAACATCCCCAAAACCGCCTTCGCCTCAACCCCTAACGATATCGACGACGTAATAGACCGTGTTGGTGGAGCGCCTGTGGTTATCAAGATCCTTGAAGGAACCCAGGGGATAGGTGTTGTCCTTGCGGAAACAAAGAAGGCGGCGAAATCAGTACTCGAGGCTTTCCTCGGCCTTAGGGTGAATATCCTCGTTCAGGAGTTCATCAAAGAGGCTAAGGGAGCCGATATCCGTGTATTTGTTGTGGATGGCAGAGCTGTTGCCGCCATGAAAAGGCAGGGTGTGGAGGGTGATTTCCGCTCCAATGTTCACCGTGGCGGAAGCGTTGAGAAAACCAGACTCTCCCGTGAAGAGCGCGCCACAGCCATCGCCGCTGCCAAGGCAATGGGTCTGGCCGTTGCCGGTATAGACCTTCTTCGTTCGGAGAGGGGGCCCCTTGTCCTTGAGGTAAACTCATCCCCCGGGCTGGAGGGAATCGAGAAAGCGAGTGGGGTTAATGTTGCCAGTAAGATCATTGAGTTCCTTGAGAACAAGTATAACAGGGAGCAGAAGGACAGGATTGGGGTCTGA
- a CDS encoding ABC transporter substrate-binding protein — MMKRLFTALLAVMIIPVFAYAAPIKVGISQIVEHPALDATRKGIIDKAAECGYAEGSDIDYDVQIAQGNVATANQIAKKFAGDNKDIVIGIATLNTQALKHVIEQSGKDIPLIFSAVTDPVGSKIADSIEKPGKNITGVSDLTPVKEQIALLTDIGIDVKKLGIIFNPGEQNSRALADLAQEAADDFGMELIAATAANSGAVYMAAKSLIGRVDAIYIPTDNTVVSALESVIQVANESDTPLVMGDTDSVDRGALGAKGFNYYKHGLQTGEVLCRILKGEEPGSIPVQFQSDLELFINLKAAKEMNVEVPQSVIDKADKVIK, encoded by the coding sequence ATGATGAAAAGGCTTTTCACAGCACTTCTTGCTGTAATGATTATCCCCGTTTTTGCTTATGCCGCACCCATTAAGGTTGGTATCAGCCAGATAGTTGAACACCCCGCCCTTGATGCAACAAGGAAAGGGATCATAGACAAAGCCGCAGAATGCGGATACGCCGAAGGCTCAGACATCGATTACGATGTTCAGATAGCCCAGGGTAATGTTGCCACAGCAAACCAGATAGCAAAGAAGTTTGCCGGCGACAATAAGGATATCGTTATCGGTATCGCCACCCTTAACACGCAGGCACTCAAACATGTAATAGAGCAGTCCGGAAAGGACATCCCCCTCATATTCTCTGCGGTTACCGACCCTGTTGGTTCAAAGATTGCAGATTCCATCGAAAAACCGGGTAAAAACATCACAGGCGTTTCTGACCTTACCCCCGTTAAGGAGCAGATCGCTCTCCTTACGGATATAGGTATTGATGTCAAGAAGCTCGGTATAATCTTCAACCCCGGCGAGCAGAACAGCCGTGCACTTGCGGACCTCGCCCAGGAAGCGGCGGATGATTTCGGCATGGAGCTCATCGCCGCAACAGCGGCAAACTCCGGTGCTGTATACATGGCGGCTAAATCCCTCATCGGCAGGGTGGACGCCATATATATCCCCACGGACAACACCGTTGTTTCCGCCCTTGAGTCTGTTATTCAGGTGGCTAACGAGTCCGACACACCCCTTGTTATGGGTGATACCGATTCCGTTGACAGAGGGGCACTTGGAGCAAAAGGCTTCAACTATTACAAGCACGGTCTTCAGACTGGCGAGGTTCTCTGCCGTATCCTCAAGGGTGAGGAGCCAGGCAGTATTCCGGTACAGTTCCAGAGTGACCTTGAGCTTTTCATAAACCTTAAGGCTGCTAAAGAGATGAACGTTGAGGTTCCCCAATCTGTTATAGACAAGGCGGACAAGGTTATTAAATGA
- a CDS encoding ABC transporter permease: MSLYAFFGAIEQGLVFGIMALGVFITFRALDFPDLSVDGSFPMGAAISAVMISSGYNPWVTLIVAVAGGAAAGCVTAMLNTKLKILNLLSGILTMIALYSVNLRIMGMPNIPLLGFDTIYTSVNIFGLPSYAANVVLLAIIVSLVAGVLIWFFHTEVGLALRATGDNMKMVRAQGASTSRMIFFGVALSNGLVALSGALVGQAQGFADVNMGIGIIVAGLASVILGEALVSSNGVVKAVIGVILGSIAYRLAIAVALTLKIGDFRLSPSDLNLITAILVVIALMFPGLRSKIGAVRS; encoded by the coding sequence ATGAGCCTCTACGCATTCTTCGGAGCAATAGAGCAGGGGCTTGTATTCGGTATAATGGCTCTGGGTGTTTTTATAACATTCAGAGCCCTCGACTTCCCCGACCTTTCGGTGGACGGCTCATTCCCCATGGGGGCGGCCATATCCGCCGTTATGATATCCTCGGGCTACAACCCCTGGGTTACGCTTATCGTGGCGGTTGCCGGCGGTGCGGCGGCGGGTTGTGTTACGGCTATGCTGAACACCAAGCTCAAGATACTCAACCTGCTCTCCGGTATTCTGACAATGATCGCTCTTTACTCAGTTAATCTACGCATAATGGGTATGCCGAACATACCCCTTCTCGGTTTTGACACGATATATACATCGGTAAACATCTTCGGTCTCCCCAGCTATGCGGCTAATGTTGTGCTTTTGGCCATCATAGTGAGCCTTGTGGCGGGTGTTCTAATATGGTTTTTTCATACCGAGGTGGGCCTCGCTCTTCGGGCTACGGGGGATAACATGAAGATGGTTCGTGCCCAGGGGGCTAGTACGAGCCGGATGATATTCTTCGGCGTTGCCCTCTCCAACGGCCTTGTGGCACTCTCCGGCGCACTGGTGGGCCAGGCGCAGGGTTTTGCCGATGTCAATATGGGTATCGGTATCATTGTTGCGGGGCTGGCATCTGTTATCCTCGGTGAGGCTCTGGTTTCCAGCAACGGGGTAGTGAAGGCGGTTATCGGCGTTATCCTCGGCTCCATAGCCTACAGGCTCGCCATTGCCGTTGCGCTAACTCTAAAGATAGGGGATTTCAGGCTATCACCCAGCGACCTTAACCTTATTACGGCGATACTCGTTGTAATAGCCCTTATGTTCCCCGGGCTCAGGAGCAAGATCGGGGCGGTGCGCTCATGA